TTCAAGAATCTGATCGAGTTTCTGAATGGTCAGGCCGATCCGGTGATCCGTCACCCGGCTCTGCGGGAAATTATAAGTCCGGATACGCTCGGAACGGTCACCGGTACCGACGGCGGATTTCCGGTTTTCGTCATACTCCGCCTGGGCTTCCCGCTGGTATTTGTCATAAATCCGGGCGCGAAGGACCTTCATGGCCTTTTCTTTGTTTTTGATCTGGGATTTCTCATCCTGACACGATACGACGATCCCCGTCGGTTCATGGGTGAGCCGCACGGCGGACATGGTCGTATTGACGCTTTGTCCCCCCGGGCCGCTTGAAGCAAAGCGGTCAACCCGGATGTCCTTCTCACTGATGTCCACTTCCACATCTTCCGCTTCCGGAAGAACGGCAACCGTCGCAGTCGAGGTATGAATACGCCCGCCGGATTCCGTCGCCGGCACCCGCTGAACGCGGTGAGCGCCGTTTTCGAATTTCATCTTGGAATACGCGCCGGTTCCGTTGATCGTAAACACGATCTCCTTGTACCCGCCAATCCCTGTTTCACTCGCTTCAATCACATCCGTCTTCCACCCCTGGCTCTCGGCATAGCGGTGATACATCCGGTACAGATCCCCGGCAAAGAGCGCCGCTTCGTCACCTCCGGCAGCCCCTCTGACCTCGACAATCACGTTTTTGTCATCGTTCGGGTCTTTCGGGATCAGGAGCACACGGAGCTTTTCTTCCAGTTCACCGAGTTCGGTCTCCAGTTCATCAAGCTCCATCTTGGCCATTTCGCGCATCTCATCGTCCAGATGATCCCGAAGCATCTCTTTCGTATCCTCCACCTGGGATTTGATGTCTTTATACTGTCTGTACGCTTCCACAGTTTCCTGCAGACCGGACTGTTCCTTTGAATAATCCCGGAGTTTATCCGTATCATTCATAACCGCCGGGTCCATCAAAAGCTCATTCAACTGCTCATAGCGGTTCTCCACTGATTCAAGTCGGTCAAACACGTGCGCCACCTCTTTTTTCTGATTCTCGCTTATCTCGCGTCACGATGCAATCTTTCTATAGTATAGGGTCTCTCCCCGGCAAAATCAATTCCTGATTGCATATACCCATGCGTGTATACGTTTATCAGGTGGGACGAAAGGGAAACAGAACAGAGAATGATCAGTCGACAGAACGACCAAATCAAGGAGGAGATGCAGTGATGAATGTGGTGATTATTGGAGGAGATGCTGCGGGGATGAGCGCAGCCATGCAAGTTTCGAGAAAGCGAAAAGACGCATCAATTACCGTATTGGAAAAGGGAGGCATCTATTCATACGCCCAGTGCGGCCTGCCTTATTTCATTGGCGGAGAGGTGGACAAGAGCGAGGAGCTGATTGCCCGCCCTGTCTCATTTTTCCGGGAAAAAGCCGGCATTGACGCAAGGGTGTTCCACGAGGTGACCGCCGTTGATGCCGAGAACAAGCAGGTGAGCGGCACCGATCTGAACAGCGGCGAACCGTTCAGCGTTGACTATGACATCCTTCTCGTCGCAACAGGGGCCGGTTCAATTTTCCCGCCATTTGAAGGGCGCGACCTTGAAGGGATCCACCTGCTGAAAACCATCCCGGACGCAGAAGCGATCGTTGAGGATCTTAAGGAAAACGTTCTGAACGTCACCGTCATCGGCGGCGGCTACATCGGCCTTGAGGTAGCAGAGAACCTCGTGAAAGACGGCCGTAAAGTGCGGATCATCGATCTCGCAGACCGCATCGGCAACGTCTACGATAAGGAGATCAGTGAAAAGATTCAGGAAGAAGCCGAACGAAACGGCATCGACCTCGTCCTTGGGGAATCCGTCACCTCTTTTGAAGGGGAAAACGGCCGGGTATCCAAGGTTGTCACCGATCAGGGCAGTTACAACGCGGACATGGTCGTTGTCGCCATAGGGGTCAAACCGAATACCGGCTTCCTTGAAGGAACCGGGGTGCACCTGCATCCATCCGGGGCCGTTCTCGTCAATCCGTATATGGAGACGAATATTCCGGGCATTTATGCCGCAGGAGACTGCGCGACCCAGTTCCACCGCGTGAAACAGAAGGATGACTTCGTCCCCCTCGGCACGCATGCGAATAAACAGGGGCGCATTGCCGGGATCAATATGTCCGGCGAGACGAAAGCCTTTAAAGGCATCACAGGTTCATCGGTCATGCAGTTCTTTGACCTCACCGTCGGCAAGACCGGTATCAGTGAAAATGAAGCGAAAGAGCTTGGTATGGACTATGAGGTGATCGGCTATGACGCAGCGGCAATTGCTCACTACATGCCAGGAAACAGCCCGCTCTTTATCCGGATGATGAAGGATAAAACGAATGATAAGCTCATCGGCATGCAGGCCATCGGGAAAAAAGGCGTGGACAAGCGGATCGACGTCGCCGCCACGGCCATTTACCACGGCATGACCACTGAAGATATGGAGAATCTCGATATCAGCTACGCACCGCCGTTTAATACGGCATGGGACCCGGTCCAGCAAGGGGCACGCCGCCTGTAATTTCAAAACGACTGAAACCCTCTTACATTTGAGGGTTTCATTTTTTGCCTGGAGCCGTTGATCATTCTTTCTGGCATCTGTTGGTGCAGGCGAACGCTCGCAACCTCCGTACAAATCATCAAGAACCTGCATAAACGAAAAACATCCAAATCCACTGATTGTGGATTTGGACGTTTTTTCGTTGCGCTTTTTTAACAGATTCGAAGAAGTCTGCACATCCGTCTGATCATGATTCAGAGCGGTTCTGTTGTTCTTCTTCTTCCGGCTCTCTCTGGTCTTCAAAGGATATTTCCTCAGTCTCAAGGTTTTCAGTGAACTCTTCATCATCACCTTCTGTAATCGGCTCTTCTTCAACAGGTTCCGGTTCCTCATGAACAACTGGCACCGATTCCTCAATCGGATTCTGCCCCTCTTCCACTTTAAAGCGATTCACGACTTCTTCGAGATCGGTCATGGTAGACTCGAGAATATCCGACAATTTCCCCAGCTCTTCGGCGGCTGCGAATTGTTCCTGCGTCGTCGCACT
This genomic window from [Bacillus] selenitireducens MLS10 contains:
- the prfA gene encoding peptide chain release factor 1, which translates into the protein MFDRLESVENRYEQLNELLMDPAVMNDTDKLRDYSKEQSGLQETVEAYRQYKDIKSQVEDTKEMLRDHLDDEMREMAKMELDELETELGELEEKLRVLLIPKDPNDDKNVIVEVRGAAGGDEAALFAGDLYRMYHRYAESQGWKTDVIEASETGIGGYKEIVFTINGTGAYSKMKFENGAHRVQRVPATESGGRIHTSTATVAVLPEAEDVEVDISEKDIRVDRFASSGPGGQSVNTTMSAVRLTHEPTGIVVSCQDEKSQIKNKEKAMKVLRARIYDKYQREAQAEYDENRKSAVGTGDRSERIRTYNFPQSRVTDHRIGLTIQKLDQILEGKLDEIIEALIVEEQSRMMENAQA
- a CDS encoding FAD-dependent oxidoreductase, which translates into the protein MNVVIIGGDAAGMSAAMQVSRKRKDASITVLEKGGIYSYAQCGLPYFIGGEVDKSEELIARPVSFFREKAGIDARVFHEVTAVDAENKQVSGTDLNSGEPFSVDYDILLVATGAGSIFPPFEGRDLEGIHLLKTIPDAEAIVEDLKENVLNVTVIGGGYIGLEVAENLVKDGRKVRIIDLADRIGNVYDKEISEKIQEEAERNGIDLVLGESVTSFEGENGRVSKVVTDQGSYNADMVVVAIGVKPNTGFLEGTGVHLHPSGAVLVNPYMETNIPGIYAAGDCATQFHRVKQKDDFVPLGTHANKQGRIAGINMSGETKAFKGITGSSVMQFFDLTVGKTGISENEAKELGMDYEVIGYDAAAIAHYMPGNSPLFIRMMKDKTNDKLIGMQAIGKKGVDKRIDVAATAIYHGMTTEDMENLDISYAPPFNTAWDPVQQGARRL